A genomic window from Halorubrum trapanicum includes:
- a CDS encoding heme o synthase produces MNVPDKFPAVLAAAAMGVYLLVVVGATTSLTEAATACGGWPACGSGAALPTATAGWIALGHRALAVVVGLLVALSAALAWRQGADRRVKAALAVALVVYPAQAGVGALVALGDLPAALGSAHLLLGIGIFGAVLAALAWWLEAETGSPNDAPDEFEAGTDDLPPVEEAPEPEIPSATLPRLKATAAAYFRLMKPRLMWLLCLVAAAAMALRGGPGFTPYAVGATLAGGALSIGASGTFNHVFERDVDKRMQRTSDRPLATDLVPVSHALAFGGTLALVSLGLFWTVNPLTAALGLVAIVFYSVVYTLVLKPNTVQNTVIGGAAGALPALIGWAAVTGEVGGGGLLLAAVIFLWTPAHFYNLALAYKDDYERGGFPMMPVVRGETATRRHILWYLGATLVAAVALAAAADPLGALYAVVGVGVGAVFLWTVVRLHYEQTESAAFRAFHASNAYLGLLLFAVVFDALVV; encoded by the coding sequence GTGAACGTTCCCGACAAGTTCCCCGCGGTGCTGGCCGCGGCCGCGATGGGCGTGTACCTGCTCGTCGTCGTCGGCGCGACCACCTCCCTCACGGAGGCGGCGACCGCCTGCGGCGGCTGGCCCGCCTGCGGGAGCGGCGCGGCCCTGCCGACGGCGACCGCCGGGTGGATCGCCCTCGGCCATCGCGCCCTCGCGGTCGTCGTCGGCCTCCTCGTCGCCCTCTCCGCCGCGCTCGCGTGGCGGCAGGGGGCGGACCGCCGGGTCAAAGCCGCGCTCGCGGTCGCGCTCGTCGTCTACCCCGCGCAGGCCGGCGTCGGGGCGCTCGTCGCGCTCGGCGACCTGCCCGCCGCGCTCGGCTCCGCCCACCTCCTCCTCGGGATCGGTATCTTCGGGGCCGTCCTCGCGGCGCTCGCGTGGTGGCTGGAGGCCGAGACGGGGAGCCCGAACGACGCCCCCGACGAGTTCGAGGCCGGCACCGACGACCTCCCGCCGGTCGAGGAGGCGCCGGAGCCGGAGATCCCCTCGGCGACGCTCCCGCGGCTGAAGGCGACCGCGGCCGCGTACTTCCGACTGATGAAGCCGCGGCTGATGTGGCTGCTCTGCCTGGTCGCGGCCGCGGCGATGGCGCTGCGGGGCGGTCCCGGCTTCACCCCGTACGCGGTCGGGGCGACGCTGGCCGGCGGCGCGCTCTCGATCGGCGCGTCCGGAACCTTCAACCACGTGTTCGAGCGCGACGTGGACAAGCGGATGCAACGCACCAGCGACCGCCCGCTCGCCACCGACCTCGTGCCCGTTTCGCACGCGCTCGCGTTCGGCGGCACCCTCGCGCTCGTCTCGCTCGGGCTGTTCTGGACGGTGAACCCGCTGACGGCCGCGCTCGGGCTGGTCGCGATCGTATTTTACAGCGTCGTGTACACGCTCGTCCTCAAGCCGAACACGGTCCAGAACACCGTCATCGGCGGCGCGGCCGGCGCGCTCCCGGCGCTCATCGGCTGGGCCGCGGTCACGGGCGAGGTCGGCGGCGGCGGGCTGCTGCTCGCCGCGGTCATCTTCCTGTGGACGCCCGCGCACTTCTACAACCTCGCGCTGGCGTACAAGGACGACTACGAGCGCGGCGGCTTCCCGATGATGCCCGTCGTCCGCGGCGAGACCGCGACCCGCCGCCACATCCTCTGGTACCTCGGCGCGACGCTGGTCGCCGCGGTCGCGCTTGCGGCGGCCGCCGACCCGCTCGGCGCGCTGTACGCGGTCGTCGGCGTCGGCGTCGGGGCCGTCTTCCTCTGGACGGTCGTCCGGCTCCACTACGAGCAGACGGAGAGCGCGGCGTTCCGCGCGTTCCACGCCTCGAACGCCTACCTCGGGCTCCTCCTGTTCGCGGTCGTCTTCGACGCGCTGGTGGTCTGA
- a CDS encoding SelT/SelW/SelH family protein, translated as MTRVEIEYCVPCGMLNRAQDVSEAILKQFGESIDEVALVTGDAGVFVVRADDEVVFDKEEDEYDVDAIVRAVKPHVGATA; from the coding sequence ATGACACGCGTCGAAATCGAGTACTGCGTCCCCTGTGGCATGTTGAACCGCGCGCAGGACGTTTCGGAGGCGATCCTCAAACAGTTCGGCGAGAGCATCGACGAGGTCGCGCTGGTGACCGGCGACGCGGGCGTGTTCGTCGTCCGCGCCGACGACGAGGTCGTCTTCGACAAGGAGGAGGACGAGTACGACGTCGACGCGATCGTCCGCGCGGTCAAGCCGCACGTCGGCGCGACGGCGTAA
- a CDS encoding heavy metal translocating P-type ATPase, with translation MSGCTLCDLPTGDDPHTAPDVDGEFCCRGCLTVARSLDGVEDLDDLDERGPDATPDEEFDGETTFLHVDGMHCATCESFLEMTAGEQDGVAAAEASYATDTIRVDYDPDAVSADELPDRLSVAGYSASDRADPADDGDNAVARFLIGGGFFGMMAMLWYVVFLYPTYFGYDPIVDLGGVSGTYLFAQIWLFASIVLFYTGYPILRGAYVSLRARQPNMDLLVSLAATSSYAYSTLALLVGRTDLYFDVTIAVILVVTAGNHYESIIKRRATGMLADLTTTDDRTVRTEAGEPLDADAVDPGDRLLVRPGERVPFDGTVAEGTAAVDEALVTGESLPATKREGDPVRGGTVVTDSPVVIEVGEDAANTLDTLVRLLWEIQSSRSGIQRLVDRLATVFVPLVVAVATVGAAATLALGSAPIDAALVGLTVLIVSCPCALGLATPLAVAAGIRDAAERGIVVVSDAVFEAAADVDTVVFDKTGTLTDGEMRLLDATADEGTSVDGVRERAAAVERASVHPVAEAIVAGVSGDAGETAGERPATDGGAAAAADPGDGPPTEVDALDAPAATDVDVFDRGVAGRVDGDEVVVGHPDLFDEREWPVSDRLREAGRGARDRGNVPVYVGWGGRVRGVLTVGDEVREGWEAVVADLDADGRRVVVLTGDAPAAATRFADHPAIDDVFAEVPPEAKAETVRRLGADGSVAMVGDGSNDAPALAAADLGISIASGTDLAADAADAVLLEDRLSAVPELFAVTRGTNRRLKQNLGWAFVYNAVAIPLALSGVLNPLLAALAMASSSLLVVTNSARAVFDPD, from the coding sequence ATGTCAGGCTGTACCCTCTGTGACCTCCCGACCGGGGACGACCCGCACACGGCCCCCGACGTCGACGGCGAGTTCTGCTGCCGCGGCTGCCTGACGGTCGCGCGCTCGCTCGACGGCGTCGAAGACCTCGACGACCTCGACGAGCGGGGCCCGGACGCGACGCCGGACGAGGAGTTCGACGGCGAGACGACGTTCCTCCACGTCGACGGGATGCACTGCGCGACCTGCGAGTCCTTCCTGGAGATGACGGCCGGCGAGCAGGACGGGGTCGCGGCCGCCGAGGCGAGCTACGCCACCGACACGATCCGGGTCGACTACGACCCCGACGCCGTGAGCGCCGACGAGCTCCCGGACCGGCTCTCGGTCGCGGGCTACTCGGCGAGCGACCGCGCGGACCCGGCCGACGACGGCGACAACGCCGTGGCCCGGTTCCTGATCGGCGGCGGCTTCTTCGGGATGATGGCGATGCTGTGGTACGTCGTCTTCCTGTACCCGACCTACTTCGGGTACGATCCGATCGTCGACCTCGGGGGCGTCTCCGGCACCTACCTCTTCGCGCAGATCTGGCTGTTCGCCTCCATCGTGCTGTTTTACACCGGCTACCCGATCCTGCGTGGCGCGTACGTGAGCCTCCGGGCGCGACAGCCCAACATGGACCTCCTCGTGTCGCTCGCGGCGACGAGCTCGTACGCGTACAGCACGCTCGCGCTGCTCGTCGGCCGGACCGACCTCTACTTCGACGTGACCATCGCCGTGATCCTGGTCGTCACCGCCGGCAACCACTACGAGTCGATAATTAAGCGCCGGGCGACGGGCATGCTCGCCGACCTGACGACGACCGATGACCGCACCGTGCGCACCGAGGCGGGCGAGCCACTCGACGCCGACGCGGTCGACCCGGGCGACCGCCTGCTCGTGCGCCCCGGCGAGCGCGTGCCGTTCGACGGGACCGTCGCCGAGGGGACCGCCGCGGTCGACGAGGCCCTGGTCACGGGCGAGTCGCTCCCGGCGACGAAGCGCGAGGGCGACCCGGTCCGCGGCGGCACCGTCGTCACCGACTCGCCCGTCGTGATCGAGGTCGGCGAGGACGCGGCGAACACCCTCGACACCCTCGTGCGCCTGCTGTGGGAGATCCAGAGCTCGCGGTCCGGAATCCAGCGGCTCGTCGACCGGCTGGCGACGGTGTTCGTCCCGCTCGTCGTGGCGGTCGCGACCGTCGGCGCCGCCGCCACCCTCGCCCTCGGCTCGGCGCCGATCGACGCCGCCTTGGTCGGGCTGACGGTGCTCATCGTCTCGTGTCCGTGCGCGCTCGGGCTGGCGACCCCGCTCGCGGTCGCCGCCGGGATCCGCGACGCGGCGGAGCGGGGAATCGTCGTCGTCTCCGACGCCGTCTTCGAGGCGGCCGCCGACGTCGACACCGTCGTCTTCGACAAGACCGGGACGCTCACCGACGGCGAGATGCGGCTGCTCGACGCGACCGCCGACGAGGGGACCTCGGTCGACGGCGTCCGCGAGCGGGCGGCCGCCGTCGAGCGCGCCTCGGTCCACCCGGTCGCCGAGGCGATCGTCGCCGGCGTGTCGGGAGATGCCGGAGAGACGGCGGGCGAGCGACCGGCCACCGACGGCGGCGCCGCGGCCGCCGCGGATCCGGGCGACGGCCCGCCAACCGAGGTCGACGCGCTCGACGCCCCCGCCGCGACCGACGTCGACGTCTTCGACCGCGGGGTCGCGGGACGCGTCGACGGCGACGAGGTCGTCGTCGGCCACCCGGACCTGTTCGACGAGCGCGAGTGGCCGGTCTCCGATCGACTGCGCGAGGCGGGGAGGGGCGCCCGCGACCGCGGGAACGTCCCCGTCTACGTCGGCTGGGGCGGTCGCGTTCGCGGCGTCCTGACGGTCGGCGACGAGGTACGTGAGGGGTGGGAGGCGGTCGTCGCCGACCTCGACGCGGACGGGCGGCGCGTGGTCGTGCTCACCGGCGACGCGCCCGCGGCCGCGACGCGGTTCGCGGACCACCCCGCGATCGACGATGTGTTCGCCGAGGTGCCGCCGGAGGCGAAGGCCGAGACGGTCCGGCGGCTCGGCGCCGACGGGTCGGTCGCGATGGTGGGCGACGGGAGCAACGACGCCCCCGCGCTCGCCGCGGCCGACCTGGGGATCTCGATCGCCTCCGGGACGGACCTCGCGGCGGACGCCGCGGACGCGGTCCTGCTGGAAGACCGCCTCTCCGCGGTCCCGGAGCTGTTCGCCGTCACGCGCGGGACGAACCGGCGGCTGAAGCAGAACCTCGGCTGGGCGTTCGTCTACAACGCCGTCGCGATCCCGTTGGCGCTCTCGGGCGTCCTCAATCCCCTGCTGGCCGCGCTCGCGATGGCGTCGAGCAGCCTCCTCGTGGTGACGAACTCCGCGCGGGCGGTGTTCGACCCGGACTGA
- a CDS encoding cytochrome c oxidase subunit II codes for MHIHAYEKLWLALSIVLILALIGTVTYGAVGPGVAMVADSQSTIDPTALDEDERFSEPRVEQVGENEYEAYVVARQFGFQPDPIVVPANSTVTFYVTSADVIHGFEVVGTSANTMVVPGEVSEITVETDEPTEYGIVCNEYCGAGHHVMEGKLHVVSQSEFENRGGDSA; via the coding sequence GTGCACATTCACGCCTACGAAAAGCTCTGGCTCGCGCTCTCGATCGTGTTGATCCTCGCCCTTATCGGGACCGTGACGTACGGCGCCGTCGGCCCGGGCGTGGCGATGGTCGCCGACTCGCAGTCAACCATCGACCCGACGGCGCTCGACGAGGACGAGCGGTTCTCGGAGCCTCGGGTCGAGCAGGTCGGCGAGAACGAGTACGAGGCGTACGTCGTCGCTCGACAGTTCGGGTTCCAACCCGACCCGATCGTCGTGCCGGCGAACAGCACGGTGACGTTCTACGTCACCTCCGCCGACGTGATCCACGGGTTCGAGGTGGTCGGCACGAGCGCGAACACGATGGTCGTCCCCGGCGAAGTCTCGGAGATCACGGTCGAGACCGACGAGCCCACCGAGTACGGGATCGTCTGTAACGAGTACTGCGGCGCGGGTCACCACGTCATGGAGGGAAAGCTCCACGTCGTCAGTCAGTCGGAGTTCGAGAACCGAGGGGGTGACTCGGCGTGA
- a CDS encoding b(o/a)3-type cytochrome-c oxidase subunit 1, whose product MSTALESERTFVDKFPDEARVVRAAFLSSFFALFLGAVFGIIQTLHRTDVARIIPSTDYYTVLTAHGVFMVISFTIFFLVGLFTWAITRSLDRPLLNIKITWTWYGLMATGMTLTGISILAGFVDSIDMSADVLYTFYAPLQAHPLFYAGLVVFIVGTWIAGADWFRTFLAWRRDHPDERIPLQTFMVLTTMTMWYIASSAVAASVLLFLLPWSLGFIDQVNPTLTRTLFWFFGHPVVYFWLMPAYMLWYTVLPKIAGGRLFSDPLARVVFVLFVLLSTPVGIHHQYLDPGIAEGFKFISMTNTMFLLLPSLLTAFTVVASVEYGARKNGGTGLLGWLTHLPWRKPEFTGMMLAGLMFAAGGFSGMVNAGMNINYLIHNTLWVPGHFHLTVGTAVALTMMAGTYWLWPQISNKPIYSSQIGLFQVVLWFIGMALMSNAMHAQGLLGVPRRTAEPEYSGFDYPTMFGGFEELNIQIAIGGTLLFVSTILFLGNLVLTMGNPTVSGLAETLPTPVSGPEDAPQVLDNLRLWVGIAVTLVVLAYALPIAAIIQRGGLLGPGVGTYPVWLAPLLDALANAAATLFGAVGDAGASLAGVVR is encoded by the coding sequence GTGAGCACAGCCCTCGAGTCCGAGCGGACGTTCGTCGACAAGTTCCCCGACGAGGCGCGCGTCGTCCGCGCGGCCTTCCTGAGTTCATTCTTCGCCCTGTTCCTCGGTGCGGTGTTCGGGATCATCCAGACGCTCCACCGGACCGATGTCGCGCGGATCATCCCCTCAACGGATTACTACACCGTTCTCACCGCGCACGGCGTCTTCATGGTGATCAGCTTCACGATCTTCTTCCTCGTCGGGTTGTTCACTTGGGCGATAACTCGGAGCCTTGACCGGCCGCTGTTGAACATCAAGATCACGTGGACGTGGTACGGACTGATGGCGACCGGCATGACGCTCACCGGCATCTCGATCCTCGCCGGGTTCGTCGACTCCATCGACATGAGCGCGGACGTGCTATACACCTTCTACGCGCCGCTTCAGGCCCACCCGCTGTTCTACGCCGGGCTCGTTGTGTTCATCGTCGGCACGTGGATCGCGGGGGCGGACTGGTTCCGGACGTTCCTCGCGTGGCGGCGCGACCACCCGGACGAGCGGATCCCGCTCCAGACGTTCATGGTGTTGACCACGATGACGATGTGGTACATCGCCTCGTCCGCCGTCGCCGCCTCCGTGCTGCTGTTCCTCCTGCCGTGGTCGCTCGGCTTCATCGACCAGGTGAACCCGACGCTGACCCGGACGCTGTTCTGGTTCTTCGGCCACCCGGTCGTCTACTTCTGGCTGATGCCGGCGTACATGCTCTGGTACACCGTCCTGCCGAAGATCGCCGGCGGGCGGCTGTTCAGCGACCCGCTGGCCCGGGTCGTGTTCGTGCTGTTCGTCCTCCTCTCGACGCCGGTCGGGATCCACCACCAGTACCTCGACCCCGGCATCGCGGAGGGGTTCAAGTTCATCTCGATGACGAACACGATGTTCCTGCTGTTGCCCAGCCTGCTCACCGCGTTCACCGTTGTCGCGAGCGTCGAGTACGGGGCTCGCAAGAACGGCGGCACCGGACTGCTCGGCTGGCTCACGCACCTCCCGTGGCGGAAGCCGGAGTTCACGGGCATGATGCTCGCCGGGCTCATGTTCGCGGCCGGCGGCTTCTCCGGGATGGTGAACGCCGGAATGAACATCAACTACCTCATCCACAACACGCTGTGGGTGCCGGGCCACTTCCACCTCACCGTCGGGACCGCGGTCGCGCTGACCATGATGGCCGGGACCTACTGGCTCTGGCCGCAGATCAGCAACAAGCCGATCTACAGCAGTCAGATCGGACTGTTCCAAGTCGTGCTCTGGTTCATCGGCATGGCGCTGATGTCGAACGCGATGCACGCGCAGGGGCTGCTCGGTGTGCCGCGTCGGACCGCCGAACCGGAGTACTCCGGCTTCGACTACCCGACGATGTTCGGCGGCTTCGAGGAGCTGAACATCCAGATAGCGATCGGCGGGACGCTGCTTTTCGTCTCGACGATCCTGTTCCTCGGGAACCTCGTGTTGACGATGGGGAACCCGACGGTCTCCGGGCTCGCGGAGACCCTGCCGACGCCGGTCTCCGGGCCCGAGGACGCCCCGCAGGTGCTCGATAACCTCCGCCTGTGGGTCGGCATCGCTGTGACGCTCGTCGTCTTAGCCTACGCCCTCCCGATCGCGGCGATCATCCAGCGCGGCGGGCTGCTCGGCCCGGGCGTCGGCACCTATCCGGTGTGGCTCGCCCCCCTGTTGGACGCGCTCGCGAACGCGGCGGCGACGCTGTTCGGCGCGGTCGGCGACGCGGGGGCCTCGCTCGCCGGGGTGGTCCGATGA
- a CDS encoding CbaC protein, with protein sequence MSVDISRGGLLVTLAIFGVIVYEMRTVLDFVGLELPIIPYMAAVFVLAGLSVWYVTLKGGWRTEPEGDEPA encoded by the coding sequence ATGAGCGTGGACATCAGCCGCGGCGGGCTGCTCGTGACGCTCGCGATCTTCGGCGTGATCGTCTACGAGATGCGGACCGTCCTCGACTTCGTCGGCCTCGAACTGCCGATCATTCCGTACATGGCCGCCGTCTTCGTCCTCGCCGGCCTCTCGGTCTGGTACGTCACGCTGAAGGGCGGGTGGCGCACCGAGCCCGAGGGCGACGAGCCGGCCTAA
- a CDS encoding co-chaperone YbbN: MESNTVSNDADASEAPAGANRPVSLSDEDDLDEFVADADVALVEFYTDGCGICASMEPVIGNVARGADADLAVGTVNPRDDPPLVERFDVRSVPLFVLFVDGEPVARRAEGFIPGDELTAWVDEHAA; encoded by the coding sequence ATGGAATCCAATACTGTATCGAACGATGCCGACGCTTCCGAAGCGCCGGCCGGTGCGAACCGCCCGGTCTCGCTGTCGGACGAGGATGACCTCGACGAGTTCGTCGCGGACGCGGACGTCGCGCTCGTGGAGTTCTACACCGACGGCTGCGGCATCTGCGCGAGCATGGAGCCGGTAATCGGGAACGTGGCCCGCGGCGCCGACGCCGATCTGGCGGTCGGCACGGTGAACCCCCGCGACGACCCGCCGCTGGTCGAGCGGTTCGACGTGCGGAGCGTCCCGCTGTTCGTCCTCTTCGTCGACGGCGAACCGGTCGCGCGGCGCGCCGAGGGGTTCATTCCGGGCGACGAGCTGACGGCGTGGGTCGACGAACACGCGGCCTGA
- the sufU gene encoding Fe-S cluster assembly sulfur transfer protein SufU, which produces MGLGSDMYRQQILDHYKNPRNYGELEDPDFTHVGENPSCGDTIRMDVQLDDAEETVEAVRFTGDGCAISMASASMLSERLHGMPVDELDALDTDDVTEMLGVDISPMRVKCAVLGRQVAQDGAKIHRGELDPDADRTVTEE; this is translated from the coding sequence ATGGGACTGGGCTCGGACATGTACCGGCAGCAGATCCTCGACCACTACAAGAACCCGCGTAACTACGGGGAACTCGAGGATCCGGACTTCACGCACGTCGGCGAGAACCCCTCCTGTGGCGACACGATCCGGATGGACGTCCAACTCGACGACGCCGAGGAGACGGTCGAGGCAGTGCGGTTCACCGGCGACGGCTGCGCCATCTCGATGGCCTCCGCGAGCATGCTCTCCGAGCGGCTCCACGGGATGCCCGTCGACGAGCTCGACGCGCTCGACACCGACGACGTCACGGAGATGCTCGGCGTCGACATCTCGCCGATGCGCGTCAAGTGCGCGGTGCTGGGCCGACAGGTCGCGCAGGACGGCGCGAAGATCCACCGCGGCGAGCTCGACCCGGACGCGGACCGCACGGTCACCGAGGAGTAG
- a CDS encoding Sjogren's syndrome/scleroderma autoantigen 1 family protein, whose protein sequence is MSDGFDKEAEREKLREKFAEDEKKREHTQQMSELLLKGATMTNRHCGECGDPIFRYDGREFCPTCGNEAGGAAEAGEAPAEAGDAPAEADGASVEAGDAPADAGDAPAVATGTSTEADAEEGVDAAAENGAVDSGANEPGRSESPPSTAAPQGSTPSQESAPSQDSASPRRSSPQRSEPQRSEPQQSVPSRSADDAEGVGAARASLTRTLTRFARAAEETDDPRRARDHLEAAREAAEALAALNR, encoded by the coding sequence ATGAGCGACGGCTTCGACAAGGAGGCGGAACGCGAGAAGCTCCGCGAGAAGTTCGCGGAGGACGAGAAGAAGCGCGAGCACACCCAGCAGATGTCCGAACTGCTCCTGAAGGGCGCGACGATGACGAACCGCCACTGCGGGGAGTGCGGCGACCCCATCTTCCGGTACGACGGCCGCGAGTTCTGCCCCACCTGCGGGAACGAGGCCGGGGGCGCGGCCGAGGCGGGGGAGGCTCCGGCTGAGGCGGGCGACGCTCCGGCCGAGGCGGACGGGGCTTCGGTCGAGGCGGGCGACGCTCCGGCCGACGCGGGTGACGCTCCCGCCGTCGCGACCGGAACGTCGACTGAAGCGGACGCCGAGGAGGGCGTCGACGCCGCGGCGGAGAACGGCGCGGTCGACTCCGGCGCGAACGAACCGGGCCGGTCGGAGTCGCCCCCGTCGACCGCGGCCCCGCAGGGCTCGACACCGTCGCAGGAGTCGGCGCCCTCGCAGGACTCGGCGTCGCCACGGAGGTCGTCGCCGCAGCGGTCCGAGCCGCAGCGGTCCGAGCCGCAGCAGTCGGTCCCGTCGCGGTCGGCCGACGACGCCGAGGGCGTCGGGGCCGCTCGCGCGTCGCTGACGCGGACGCTGACGCGGTTCGCGCGCGCCGCCGAGGAGACGGACGATCCGCGGCGCGCCCGCGACCACCTCGAAGCGGCCCGCGAGGCGGCCGAGGCGCTCGCGGCGCTGAATCGGTAG
- the glmM gene encoding phosphoglucosamine mutase has product MELFGSSGIRGVALRYLTPALVLDIAKAAGTVWDADRVAVARDTRTTGELFANAAASGLAAVGCDVDRLGVVPTPAVGNYCESAGVPAVLVTASHNPPEFNGIKLVGDDGVELSVDVLERIERRVLDDEYDHADWRAAGATTPVEGAVDDYVDQLIAAVDREAIADADLTVAVDPGHGAASVASPRIYRELGCEVLTVNATPDGHFPGRDSEPVPENLGDLSRLVATSDADVGIAHDGDADRAVFVDEEGEFVDGDTSFAALADACLDPGDAVVSAVNVSQRLVDVCGANDADLELTPIGATNIITRTRELHEEGVNVPVAGEGNGGVFFPPYRLSRDGAYIGARFLELLADADGAPVSEVVAPYSDYHFVRANVEYEGDDERDEMLSAARAYVETADAEPNTTDGYRLDYGDAWVLVRPSGTEPKIRIYAESADAERAERLAQDMRVAVESGR; this is encoded by the coding sequence ATGGAGCTGTTCGGATCGAGCGGCATCCGCGGGGTCGCGCTGCGGTACCTCACGCCCGCGCTCGTCCTCGACATCGCGAAGGCGGCGGGGACGGTCTGGGACGCCGACCGTGTCGCCGTCGCGCGCGACACGCGGACCACCGGCGAGCTGTTCGCGAACGCGGCCGCGAGCGGCCTCGCCGCGGTCGGCTGCGACGTCGACCGACTCGGCGTCGTCCCCACGCCCGCGGTCGGCAACTACTGCGAGTCGGCGGGGGTGCCCGCCGTCCTCGTCACCGCATCGCACAACCCGCCGGAGTTCAACGGGATCAAGCTCGTCGGCGACGACGGCGTGGAGCTCTCGGTCGACGTGTTAGAGCGGATCGAGCGGCGCGTCCTCGACGACGAGTACGACCACGCCGACTGGCGGGCGGCGGGCGCGACGACGCCGGTCGAGGGCGCCGTCGACGACTACGTCGACCAGCTGATCGCCGCGGTCGACCGGGAGGCGATCGCCGACGCCGACCTCACGGTCGCGGTCGATCCCGGGCACGGCGCGGCCTCGGTCGCGTCGCCCCGGATCTACCGCGAGCTCGGCTGCGAGGTGCTGACCGTCAACGCGACCCCGGACGGCCACTTCCCCGGCCGCGACTCGGAGCCGGTCCCGGAGAACCTCGGCGACCTCTCGCGGCTGGTCGCGACGAGCGACGCGGACGTGGGGATCGCGCACGACGGCGACGCGGACCGCGCGGTGTTCGTCGACGAGGAGGGCGAGTTCGTCGACGGCGACACCTCCTTCGCGGCGCTGGCGGACGCCTGCCTCGACCCGGGCGACGCGGTCGTCAGCGCGGTCAACGTCTCCCAGCGGCTCGTCGACGTCTGCGGCGCCAACGACGCCGACCTAGAGCTGACCCCCATCGGCGCGACGAACATCATCACCCGCACCCGCGAACTCCACGAGGAGGGGGTCAACGTCCCGGTCGCCGGCGAGGGGAACGGCGGCGTCTTCTTCCCGCCGTACCGGCTCTCGCGGGACGGCGCGTACATCGGCGCGCGGTTCCTCGAACTGCTCGCCGACGCCGACGGCGCGCCCGTCAGCGAGGTCGTCGCGCCGTACAGCGACTACCACTTCGTGCGGGCGAACGTGGAGTACGAGGGCGACGACGAGCGCGACGAGATGCTCTCTGCCGCCCGCGCGTACGTCGAGACCGCCGACGCGGAGCCGAACACCACCGACGGCTACCGGCTCGACTACGGCGACGCGTGGGTGCTGGTCCGCCCCTCCGGCACCGAGCCGAAGATCCGGATCTACGCCGAGTCCGCCGACGCCGAACGCGCCGAGCGGCTCGCCCAAGACATGCGCGTCGCCGTCGAGAGCGGGCGATAG